From a single Fusarium fujikuroi IMI 58289 draft genome, chromosome FFUJ_chr03 genomic region:
- a CDS encoding probable protein kinase CHM1 — translation MAQNSMYSSGQFMNPGPAPRPPTDRPRLNLTPNANLPGSMANMAISPIRSTATSTYTGSTISLPIARQQSNNTDGLGGVAVKKEGWASVKESKNFIQPWKQKYLILRKESLDFHKTEGGKVSYTLYLRDVVNVGRVEAAGTIFEIKRKPDGSSNSPGDDDGQTKTLQIKVKSDDDLYEWIDFIYGACPGMGGVSNPTNFSHAVHVGFDPKTGEFVGLPPEWSKLLNSSAITKEDYERNPQAVFEVLDFYTDLAKRAENPNQYPSLTPTPPAQSQANKQLGYGSGASVAPPRPAPPAASQRPGYNPSPVQPNPNAPRRPARPDERPAQQDQQQQYQQRQQMQQMSPNYVSQDALREEQRKKQLEAQRQREREIEEQNRRDLEAYNASLPKTKVPLAQQEIGGGYSSSPSPQPNRYNPTRAAPPAPKASQQQSNLQAQRPAPSPPTTSQRPPLASQPSSSTLRDPGQAQRTPRSDNAAPRYANGNQASQPRQPQQQTQASRLPAPVKPLNVAPKPSPPQQQTDGVKAAEAALTAKPSPSERKQDVRMSTMSESEVMAKLKEAVSKDDPNISYSKQKKIGQGASGSVYVAKIKETAVGIARDILRAQGPRAQVAIKQMDLAHQPRKELIVNEIMVMKDSRHRNIVNFLDAFLRNNNAELWVVMEFMEGGALTDVIDNNPSISEEQISTICHETCRGLQHLHSQNIIHRDIKSDNVLLDARGNVKITDFGFCAKLTETKSKRATMVGTPYWMAPEVVKQKEYGPKVDIWSLGIMAIEMIESEPPYLNEEPLKALYLIATNGTPRLKKPEKLSKELKAFLSVCLCVDVKSRASADELLAHDFLRHGCPLASLADLLAFKKHAK, via the exons ATGGCTCAAAACAG TATGTACTCGTCCGGCCAGTTCATGAACCCGGGCCCTGCGCCTCGGCCTCCCACCGATCGACCGCGTTTGAACCTAACGCCCAATGCCAACCTTCCAGGAAGCATGGCCAACATGGCTATTTCCCCCATCCGAAGTACTGCAACCTCGACGTACACCGGCTCAACCATCTCGCTTCCGATCGCCCGCCAACAGTCCAACAATACCGATGGTCTAGGTGGAGTCgctgtcaagaaggagggtTGGGCGTCGGTTAAGGAGAGCAAGAATTTTATCCAACCCTGGAAGCAGAAGTACCTAATTCTCCGTAAAGAGTCGCTCGATTTTCACAAGACCGAGGGTGGTAAGGTTTCGTACACACTTTACCTCAGGGATGTAGTCAACGTCGGACGAGTCGAAGCCGCCGGTACCATCTTCGAGATCAAGCGCAAACCAGATGGTTCGTCTAACAGCCCcggcgacgacgacggtCAAACCAAAACCCTACAAATCAAGGTAAAGAGTGACGATGACTTATATGAGTGGATCGACTTTATCTACGGCGCTTGCCCAGGCATGGGCGGAGTCAGCAACCCTACTAACTTTTCTCATGCCGTGCATGTTGGTTTTGATCCAAAGACTGGTGAATTCGTCGGTTTGCCACCGGAGTGGTCGAAGCTCCTCAACTCATCAGCCATCACTAAAGAAGATTATGAGCGTAACCCTCAAGCCGTCTTCGAGGTTTTGGACTTTTACACCGATCTTGCCAAAAGGGCTGAAAACCCCAATCAATATCCCAGCTTGACGCCAACTCCTCCTGCCCAGAGCCAAGCCAACAAACAGCTGGGATATGGCAGTGGTGCTTCTGTGGCGCCTCCTCGACCTGCGCCGCCGGCCGCTTCTCAGCGCCCAGGTTACAACCCTTCTCCTGTTCAACCCAACCCCAATGCTCCGCGTCGCCCTGCCCGCCCTGATGAGCGCCCTGCTCAGCAggatcagcagcaacagtaCCAGCAGCGCCAGCAGATGCAACAGATGTCCCCTAATTACGTCTCTCAGGATGCCTTGAGAGAGGAGCAGCGTAAGAAGCAGTTAGAGGCTCAGAGACAGCGGGAGCGCGAAATTGAGGAGCAGAACAGACGCGACCTTGAAGCCTACAACGCTTCTCTTCCCAAAACCAAGGTTCCGCTTGCCCAGCAGGAAATAGGTGGTGGTTATAGCTCATCACCTTCTCCCCAGCCCAACCGCTACAATCCAACACGAGCAGCTCCACCTGCACCAAAGGCCTCGCAACAGCAGAGCAACCTCCAGGCTCAGCGGCCTGCTCCTTCACCTCCTACCACCTCTCAGCGACCACCATTAGCCTCTCAGCCTAGCTCCAGTACTCTAAGGGATCCTGGCCAGGCTCAGCGAACTCCTCGCTCCGATAACGCCGCACCTCGTTATGCCAATGGAAACCAGGCTTCACAACCTCGACAGCCGCAGCAACAGACTCAAGCATCGCGCTTACCAGCTCCCGTCAAGCCCCTAAATGTTGCACCCAAGCCCAGTCCACCACAGCAGCAGACTGATGGCGTTAAGGCCGCCGAAGCTGCTCTAACTGCCAAGCCATCGCCTTCGGAGCGTAAGCAGGATGTCAGAATGTCTACTATGTCCGAGAGTGAGGTTATGGCCAAGCTTAAGGAAGCCGTTTCGAAGGACGACCCAAACATTTCCTATtccaagcagaagaagattgGACAGGGTGCATCAGGGTCTGTCTACGTTGCTAAGATTAAGGAGACAGCTGTGGGCATTGCCCGCGATATTCTGCGTGCCCAGGGCCCTCGGGCCCAGGTTGCCATCAAACAAATGGACCTCGCTCACCAACCTAGGAAGGAGCTCATCGTGAACGAAATCATGGTTATGAAAGACAGCCGGCACCGCAACATTGTTAACTTCTTGGATGCTTTTCTGCGTAATAACAACGCAGAGCTCTGGGTCGTTATGGAATTCATGGAGGGAGGTGCCCTCACTGACGTGATTGACAACAACCCGTCCATCTCCGAGGAGCAAATCTCGACTATTTGCCACGAG ACTTGCCGCGGGCTGCAGCACTTGCATTCACAGAATATCATTCACCGTGATATCAAGAGTGATAATGTTCTACTCGACGCTCGTGGAAACGTGAAAATCA CCGATTTCGGTTTCTGCGCCAAGCTCACGGAGACAAAGTCCAAGCGAGCCACCATGGTGGGAACCCCCTATTGGATGGCCCCCGAGGTTGTCAAGCAGAAGGAATACGGTCCCAAGGTCGATATCTGGTCTTTGGGTATTATGGCGATTGAGATGATAGAGTCCGAGCCGCCATATCTTAACGAGGAACCTCTCAAAGCTCTCTACCTCATCGCAACAAATGGAACTCCTCGGCTCAAGAAGCCTGAGAAACTGAGCAAAGAACTGAAGGCATTCTTGTCTGTCTGCCTGTGTGTGGACGTCAAGAGCCGTGCATCTGCTGATGAGCTCCTGGCTCATGACTTTTTGCGTCATGGCTGCCCATTGGCTAGCTTGGCAGATCTTCTTGCTTTCAAGAAGCACGCCAAATAA
- a CDS encoding probable RNA binding protein: MSTSRSEHLALGYASSQPRSGSPSASNSPIDPLPPSRSPFGLSGGLNPSSKMAGISRSGAGSPSHELPGSSRLFSKRAREIQAQEGVPGMPGSLWGGPPTSGNSTPLRENIPESPTDGFPDFAQLPTPDSMPQTRRARAGTVPSRFSPGGAGNGMIGIPGLAAKTNRPTPTQSPFKSPSPNPDAPENSSSSSTLLSRLRAGSMPQRSQFAPIPGTSSPFGPSIFSSWNPTGVGRERASTLASIASVGSNGPSSPAQSQFSKEGGGESDVHMRTLDYLGLAETPQPPRAQLATPYLANLDFTKQASRFRSYSVNNKDKYADDEDDYDTEMPLDPQYVAALQDQLAATNAAIHSHNLAVQAFANQANRPRARTAGVLDTPGSRLMRTYMSGNSNLSNPVAPAEIRLQDEKDYEDLPQAVAGINLGRSSSRNAGLLSADEQGLEGPTSALWLGSIPTSTTTSTLIEMFKSHGPILSARVLTHKNCGFVNFERVESAISAKASMNSKEIFPGAGPIRINFAKPPSASNTPGHDGVFPSPSPDPFAKGQDNVQGTNASTPAGDTTPAIPTTNATPKAPALRDMTTDILDIVKQFGASEEDRFRISRNLQSAIQFNSFVEEIPPIREPAHTRVHDAPKLRDIRKRIDNQSLSQAEIENIAVDMLPEIAELSSDYLGNTVVQKLFEHCSDQLRDAMLSEIAPHMAEIGVHKNGTWAAQKIIDVCKTPAQMSLIVEHIRPYTIPLFLDQYGNYVLQGCLKFGAPYNDFIFETMLARMWEISQGRYGARAMRACLESHHSTKDQQRMLAATIALNSVQLATNANGALLLTWFLDTCTFPQRRTVLSPQLVPYLVHLCTHKVAYLTVLKVINQKAEADARDAILQALFFTPNDQVLEAILKDHQCGATLIFKVLTTPFFDESIRNQVVENVKNVLLRIKAQPNQGYKRLMDEVGLSTRSTGNNRDASTHAEQRQRPSSRQANSNGHHANSAHSNKPFYNPMNQSTNPPGFDMPYGGQRNEPADGGVSAFPQFNQSMMYNAPGGPMPANLQQMQYQQMMNRGPPPMNFNYPPMQAGYGGFNGPNPSVDQYRQQNIPNGSPIQPPVSQMPQMPAGQTPFAPPGFGMGMGNYGYGNMGGMPNMGYMQQQEQGNPRRGRVRQPQSRNGQQRRGG, encoded by the exons ATGTCAACTTCTAGATCCGAACACTTGGCTCTCGGCTACGCCTCCAGTCAACCTCGTTCTGGTTCCCCATCCGCCAGCAATTCCCCTATCGACCCTCTTCCGCCTTCTCGTTCCCCATTCGGCTTGTCTGGTGGCCTCAACCCTTCAAGTAAGATGGCGGGCATCTCGCGATCTGGGGCTGGTTCTCCGTCGCACGAACTCCCTGGTTCAAGCCGTCTATTCTCCAAGAG AGCTCGCGAGATCCAGGCCCAAGAAGGAGTACCTGGTATGCCGGGAAGCCTTTGGGGCGGCCCCCCTACGAGCGGCAATTCCACGCCACTACGTGAGAACATTCCCGAGTCCCCAACCGATGGCTTCCCGGACTTTGCCCAGCTTCCTACGCCGGATTCAATGCCTCAGACAAGGCGCGCTCGAGCCGGAACGGTGCCGTCTCGATTCTCTCCTGGGGGTGCAGGTAATGGCATGATCGGTATTCCTGGCCTAGCTGCCAAGACAAACAGGCCCACGCCAACTCAGAGCCCTTTCAAGTCGCCCTCTCCCAATCCTGATGCACCGGAGAATAGTTCCAGTAGCTCAACCTTGCTCTCCCGACTTCGTGCCGGTTCCATGCCTCAGAGGAGTCAGTTTGCACCAATTCCTGGAACCAGCTCGCCATTCGGTCCCTCtatcttcagcagctggaaTCCTACAGGTGTAGGACGCGAGCGAGCGTCCACTTTGGCTAGCATTGCCAGTGTCGGCTCTAACGGCCCTAGCTCGCCAGCTCAATCTCAATTCTCAAAAGAAGGAGGTGGGGAGTCCGATGTCCATATGAGAACCTTGGACtatcttggccttgcagaGACCCCACAGCCTCCCCGAGCACAGCTTGCTACTCCTTACCTTGCCAATCTAGACTTCACGAAGCAAGCAAGCCGTTTCCGATCATACTcagtcaacaacaaggacaagtatgccgatgacgaagatgattaCGATACTGAAATGCCCCTCGACCCTCAGTATGTTGCAGCTCTGCAAGATCAGCTGGCTGCTACCAACGCTGCGATTCATAGCCACAATCTCGCGGTCCAGGCTTTTGCCAACCAGGCCAATCGCCCTCGTGCGCGTACCGCCGGCGTCTTGGACACTCCTGGAAGTCGACTTATGAGAACATACATGTCCGGCAACTCCAACCTGTCTAACCCTGTTGCCCCTGCTGAAATTCGACTGCAAGACGAGAAGGATTACGAGGATCTTCCTCAAGCCGTTGCTGGAATTAACCTCGGCAGATCCAGCAGCCGTAACGCTGGTCTCCTCAGTGCTGACGAGCAAGGTCTTGAGGGTCCTACCAGCGCACTCTGGCTCGGTAGCATTCCCACTTCCACGACCACTTCCACATTGATTGAGATGTTCAAGTCTCATGGCCCCATCTTGTCAGCTCGTGTCCTCACTCACAAGAATTGCGGATTCGTCAATTTTGAGAGGGTGGAAAGCGCCATCTCTGCCAAGGCAAGCATGAACAGCAAGGAAATCTTTCCCGGTGCTGGTCCCATACGCATCAACTTCGCTAAGCCTCCATCTGCTTCCAACACTCCCGGTCACGACGGAGTCTTCCCCTCCCCTAGCCCTGACCCATTTGCCAAGGGACAAGATAACGTCCAGGGAACGAACGCCAGTACACCTGCGGGCGATACTACCCCTGCCATTCCCACCACAAACGCAACCCCTAAGGCTCCTGCTCTCCGTGATATGACCACTGATATTCTCGATATTGTCAAACAATTTGGTGCGTCTGAAGAGGATAGATTCAGAATCTCTCGTAACCTGCAGTCGGCCATTCAGTTCAACTCgtttgttgaagaaatcCCTCCTATCCGCGAGCCTGCTCACACTCGTGTTCACGATGCACCCAAGCTTCGGGATATCCGCAAGCGGATTGATAACCAAAGCTTGTCTCAAGCTGAAATTGAGAATATCGCTGTGGACATGCTTCCGGAGATTGCCGAGCTCTCGTCCGACTATCTTGGTAACACCGTGGTACAGAAGCTTTTTGAGCACTGTTCCGATCAACTCCGTGATGCCATGCTGTCCGAGATTGCGCCTCACATGGCCGAGATTGGGGTGCACAAAAACGGTACCTGGGCGGCCCAGAAGATCATTGATGTCTGCAAGACCCCTGCGCAGATGTCATTGATTGTTGAACACATCCGCCCCTACACTATCCCTCTTTTCCTGGACCAATACGGCAACTATGTTCTCCAAGGCTGTCTCAAGTTTGGTGCTCCCTACAATGATTTCATCTTTGAGACTATGCTTGCCCGCATGTGGGAGATTTCACAGGGCCGGTACGGTGCTCGTGCCATGAGAGCATGCCTCGAGAGCCATCACTCCACCAAGGACCAACAGCGAATGCTCGCTGCTACCATTGCCCTGAACAGCGTGCAGTTGGCAACCAACGCTAATGGTGCACTACTCTTGACTTGGTTCCTTGACACTTGCACTTTTCCCCAACGGCGCACAGTTCTCTCGCCCCAGCTAGTGCCTTATCTGGTTCATCTCTGCACCCACAAGGTTGCCTATCTCACAGTGCTCAAGGTCATCAACCAGAAGGCAGAGGCGGATGCACGCGATGCCATCCTTCAAGCTTTGTTCTTCACGCCTAATGACCAAGTACTTGAAGCCATTCTTAAGGACCACCAATGCGGTGCTACACTGATCTTCAAGGTTCTTACTACGCCCTTTTTCGACGAGTCTATCCGCAACCAGGTGGTTGAAAATGTTAAGAATGTTCTTCTGCGAATCAAGGCCCAGCCCAACCAAGGTTACAAGCGCCTGATGGACGAGGTTGGCCTGTCGACTCGCAGCACCGGTAACAACCGTGATGCTAGTACACATGCTGAGCAACGCCAACGTCCATCTTCGCGACAGGCAAACTCAAATGGCCATCATGCCAACTCTGCGCACTCCAATAAGCCTTTCTATAACCCCATGAACCAGTCAACTAACCCTCCTGGATTTGATATGCCCTATGGCGGCCAGAGAAACGAGCCTGCTGATGGCGGCGTTTCCGCATTCCCTCAGTTCAACCAGAGCATGATGTATAACGCACCCGGAGGTCCAATGCCTGCCAACTTGCAACAAATGCAGTACCAGCAGATGATGAATCGAGGGCCGCCACCCATGAATTTCAACTATCCTCCTATGCAGGCTGGTTATGGTGGCTTCAATGGTCCCAACCCATCTGTCGACCAGTATCGTCAACAGAACATTCCGAATGGAAGTCCTATCCAACCGCCTGTTTCACAGATGCCCCAGATGCCCGCTGGCCAGACTCCATTCGCACCCCCAGGGTTTGGTATGGGAATGGGCAACTATGGTTATGGTAACATGGGAGGCATGCCCAACATGGGATACATGCAGCAACAGGAGCAGGGTAACCCTCGACGAGGCCGCGTAAGACAACCTCAGTCACGCAATGGGCAACAAAGAAGAGGGGGCTAA
- a CDS encoding related to 442K curved dna-binding protein: MSSETKEIDYSLANPDTLTKYKTAAQISEKVLAEVSKLVVPGAKIVDICQQGDKLIEEEVAKVYRGKKINKGFSHPTTVSPSSYVTPYTPLTSDEAEANTEIKDGEAIKIQLGAQIDGFGSIVCDTVIAAPEDKAGDKITGRTADLVLANYYVNELLLRLMIPPGLLTQGSEEEKAKAASQKAPTQAKITSLLEKVTKAYEVNLVESTTSWLFDHNEIEGSKKIVLAPAEGTKGEGVPEVGEVWGVETGVSLGSGKVKGLDQRATLHRRTNQTYGLKRPTSRKILNEVQKKFGIFPFSLRQLEDERDAKSGVVECVRGNVFRQYELVGDKDNSPVARYLTTLAITKNGITKLGGPPPLDLEKYESDKKIEDEEVLKILEQPLARNTGKKKSKPKKKTAKKEDDEE, from the exons ATGTCGTCTGAGACCAAGGAAATCG ACTACTCTCTGGCTAACCCAGATACCCTTACCAAGTACAAGACCGCCGCTCAGATCTCCGAGAAGGTTCTTGCTGAGGTCTCCAAGCTCGTCGTCCCTGGCGCCAAGATCGTCGACATCTGCCAGCAGGGTGACAAGCTGATCGAAGAAGAGGTTGCCAAGGTTTACCGAGGaaagaagatcaacaagg GTTTCTCCCACCCCACTACCGTCTCCCCCTCGTCCTACGTCACTCCCTATACTCCTCTCACCTccgacgaggctgaggccAACACCGAGATCAAGGATGGTGAGGCTATCAAGATCCAACTAGGTGCCCAGATCGATGGCTTCGGTTCCATTGTCTGTGACACCGTGATTGCCGCCCCAGAGGACAAGGCAGGCGACAAGATCACCGGTCGCACTGCTGACCTGGTTCTCGCCAACTACTATGTCAACGAGCTTCTCCTGCGACTAATGATCCCCCCTGGTCTCCTCACCCAGGgcagcgaggaggagaaggccaaggctgcctCTCAGAAGGCCCCTACACAGGCCAAGATAACCAGCCTCCTGGAAAAGGTCACCAAGGCCTACGAAGTTAACCTCGTCGAGAGCACCACCTCTTGGTTGTTCGACCACAACGAGATTGAGGGTAGCAAGAAGATTGTCCTTGCCCCTGCCGAGGGCACCAAGGGCGAAGGCGTTCCTGAGGTTGGTGAGGTATGGGGTGTCGAGACCGGTGTCAGCCTGGGCTCGGGCAAGGTGAAGGGTCTTGATCAGCGTGCTACCCTCCACCGCCGCACCAACCAGACCTACGGTCTTAAGCGACCTACCTCGCGAAAGATACTCAATGAGGTCCAGAAGAAGTTCGGTATCTTCCCCTTCAGCTTGCGACAGCTTGAGGACGAGCGTGATGCCAAGTCTGGTGTCGTCGAGTGTGTCCGAGGCAACGTATTCCGCCAATATGAGCTAGTTGGTGACAAGGACAACTCCCCTGTTGCTCGATATCTCACAACCCTTG CCATTACCAAGAACGGTATCACCAAGCTTGGTGGCCCACCTCCTCTGGACCTCGAGAAGTATGAGTccgacaagaagattgaggatgaggaggttCTCAAGATCCTGGAGCAGCCCCTAGCCAGAAACaccggcaagaagaagagcaagccTAAGAAGAAGaccgccaagaaggaggacgatgaagagtAA
- a CDS encoding related to transcription factor snf5p, with the protein MTAQPSASTSSALATGSAATGADKDVSPSNSPSNMPVRTKESFDKLMVERYITRDAIAAAALGGQLDQTRRIMSDTRDKIQEYRQVRTEYRQWFPPSRLYGEGYNGFANGYTENQGPSRIIYPSQKPRPGQRTTPPLKYKRKDMLKQAEQHEELVPLRLEVEWDKIKLRDTFTWNLHERLLQVELFAAQLVEDMGLKPPASQPVYEQVVHQMREQLNDFYPLVYSEDDALDPELPYSAYKNDEMRILVKLNITIGQHTLVDQFEWEINNPSNSPEDFAANMARDLSLSGEFTTAIAHCIREQTQLFTRSLYSVGHPFDGRPVEDPDLVGAFLQTPLPAVFRPQQQAKEYAPYLYELSEADLERNETIFSREQRRQKRSINRRGGPQLPDLRERQRTIRTLVVSSVLPGAAATIDESRLYKRAAGPRAKRVVRDGEISDSDDSDDSAPDSPAPSQITGGTARTRGMRGAASAAQQRMANIGRSETPESSAITHHHETRTSRRFREETEEPLQLIVTLKLSRDKLRRLMSRDYSDLRPPSQTPVSFPRAPSASTPSRSMPPPPSTPSSAMPHASATPSSSLPPGQLGRLPAPPTVPGQSSHMPSPPAPEWLVNALKDLEKTYNRGDRFEATMKYSFLHPVTELPIQGQPLPEGVKYAWLPRIRCLDCTTKLYTPGPDMTVKKFETHLDFSGHKNAVAKRVAREANP; encoded by the exons ATGACCGCCCAGCCCTCCGCGTCAACGTCTTCGGCGCTGGCCACGGGCTCGGCTGCCACAGGCGCAGATAAGGATGTGTCCCCCTCAAACTCCCCTAGTAATATGCCGGTGCGCACGAAGGAGTCCTTCGATAAACTCATGGTCGAGCGGTACATCACCCGCGATGCCATCGCCGCCGCGGCGCTCGGCGGTCAGCTCGACCAGACACGCAGGATAATGAGCGACACGCGCGACAAGATCCAAGAATACCGCCAGGTCCGCACCGAGTATCGTCAATGGTTCCCCCCGTCGAGGCTCTACGGTGAGGGCTACAATGGCTTTGCCAATGGATACACAGAGAACCAAGGACCATCACGAATCATCTATCCCTCCCAGAAGCCCCGACCTGGCCAACGAACGACCCCACCCCTCAAGTACAAGCGCAAGGATATGCTGAAGCAGGCCGAGCAGCACGAGGAGTTGGTCCCGTTGCGTTTAGAGGTCGAGTgggacaagatcaagctgcGTGATACTTTTACCTGGAATTTGCACGAGAGGCTTCTCCAGGTTGAACTGTTCGCCGCGCAACTCGTTGAAGACATGGGCCTAAAGCCCCCCGCATCTCAACCGGTATACGAGCAGGTTGTTCATCAAATGCGAGAGCAGCTCAATGACTTTTACCCGCTGGTATACTCGGAAGATGATGCGCTTGACCCCGAGCTCCCCTATTCAGCATACAAAAACGACGAGATGCGAATCCTCGTCAAGCTGAATATTACGATTGGCCAGCATACCCTTGTTGACCAGTTCGAATGGGAAATCAACAACCCGTCAAACTCGCCAGAGGACTTTGCTGCCAACATGGCTCGGGATCTGTCCCTATCCGGGGAGTTTACAACCGCCATCGCACACTGTATTCGAGAGCAGACACAACTCTTTACCAGAAGTCTATACAGCGTTGGCCACCCGTTCGATGGTCGGCCAGTCGAAGACCCTGATCTCGTCGGCGCATTCCTCCAGACACCGCTCCCTGCTGTCTTCCGACCGCAGCAGCAGGCCAAGGAATACGCACCATACCTCTACGAACTCAGCGAAGCAGATCTGGAGCGGAACGAGACGATATTCTCTCGTGAGCAGCGTCGCCAGAAGAGATCGATCAACAGAAGAGGAGGTCCCCAGCTGCCCGATCTTAGAGAACGGCAAAGAACCATTCGAACATTGGTCGTCTCTTCTGTTTTGCCTGGAGCCGCGGCTACCATCGACGAGAGTAGACTCTACAAACGGGCTGCTGGCCCTAGGGCGAAGCGCGTTGTACGTGATGGAGAGATTTCAGATTCAGATGATAGCGACGATTCAGCTCCTGACTCACCCGCCCCGTCACAAATCACGGGCGGTACTGCTCGAACACGAGGTATGCGTGGTGCTGCATCTGCAGCTCAACAAAGAATGGCCAACATCGGCCGGTCTGAAACCCCTGAATCGAGTGCCATTACACATCACCACGAGACTAGGACCTCCCGCCGGTTCAGAGAGGAAACAGAGGAGCCGTTGCAGTTGATCGTGACACTCAAGCTGTCCCGCGACAAGCTGAGGCGGTTGATGAGCCGCGACTACTCAGACTTGAGGCCGCCATCTCAGACACCAGTGTCCTTCCCACGAGCACCCAGCGCCTCCACTCCCTCACGATCCATGCCACCGCCACCTTCGACCCCGTCCAGCGCTATGCCTCACGCTTCAGCAACTCCATCCTCGTCCCTTCCGCCAGGTCAACTTGGCCGGCTACCGGCACCCCCGACAGTTCCTGGACAGTCTTCTCACATGCCATCA CCCCCGGCCCCGGAATGGCTTGTCAATGCCCTCAAGGATTTAGAGAAGACCTATAACCGTGGCGACAGGTTCGAGGCCACGATGAAGTACTCCTTTCTGCACCCCGTGACAGAGCTCCCTATCCAAGGCCAGCCTCTGCCCGAAGGTGTTAAATATGCCTGGCTGCCGCGTATCCGCTGCCTGGACTGTACAACCAAGCTCTATACACCTGGCCCAGATATGACGGTTAAGAAGTTTGAGACCCATCTCGATTTTTCAGGGCACAAGAATGCTGTTGCGAAGCGCGTGGCGAGGGAGGCCAATCCCTGA